Within Bradymonas sediminis, the genomic segment CGGCTCCATTGCCGTTCAAGGGCGGCGCGACGTCGACGGTGACATCGCCGATGCTGCCATATTCCCCGCACGAATCCATCGCCTCAATGGACACGCTGATGGGCGCTACGGACGTCGCCGCCGGGGCGTCTAAATACGCATAATAACTATTGCCGGTCGGGGTCACGGCGAGCGAGTCCCCGGCGTTTGTGGTCATCGAGATGGTCAAATAAGCCTGGCCCTGAGCCTCGACGATGATGGCGCTTCGCGCGCCGCTCCCCGCGGTGAGACAGGCGTTGGTGACGTAGATGTCGTCGACCACCGGAAGCGCGCACCCGGAGGAATCACCGGTAACTGACACATCTCCTGCGTCCGAGGCATCTCCAGTATCCGTCGTGTCGCTGACATCCGACGCGTCACCGGCGTCCGGAGCGTCGCTGGTGTCCGACGCGTCGCTGACATCCGACGCGTCGCTGACATCCGACGCGTCGCTGACATCCGACGCGTCGCTGACATCCGACGCGTCGCTGACATCCGACGCGTCGCTGACATCCGACGCGTCGCTGACATCCGAAGCGTCACTGGCGTCCGACGCGTCGCTGACATCCGACGCCCCAGAGCTGTCCTCAAAGCCTCCTCCGTCGATGGTACTCACGTCCTCCATATCCCACGGCGGCGGCGTCGCGGAGCCGTCAAAACTACATCCATTGCTCCCAAGCAATAATACAGTCGCGATGATTACAGTCGAAACGCGCGTGCTCATAAAACTCCCGGGAAGCGGATGGTTCTTCGTCATTGAGGAAAAAAGGAAGGGGTCGCAGCGAAGGTGCTCGGTGTAGCATACGCCGGTCAATCGCGGGGGATGCGCGCTAGATGAATTTGGCGATGCCCACGCCGATATTGTCACCGCCGCCGCCGCGATTCGCCAATAAGATCAGCTCAAGGCAGGCGAGCGCGGGGTCGGGCTCCGAGACGAGAATATGGTGAATATAATCCTCGGCGGTCAGCATATGAGCCGCGGCGAAATCAACCAGCCCGTCGGTCGTAAGCAGGAGCGTATCGCCGCGAAGCAGCGGAAAGGAGATCACGTCGGGCTCGGGGTTGAGCGCGTGCAGGCGCTCGTCTCGCAGCATAAAGGTCCCGAGGCAGCGCGCCAGCGCATCCCCGTGGGGCATCGCGAGCGCGCTGTCGGCGGCCATGCCATCGAGAATACTCAGCGTCCACAGGTTATGGTCGGTGGTCACCTGCTCGAAGAAATCACCGCGCGACAGATAGACCCGGCTGTCACCGAGCGTCACCAAGGTCACAACGCCGTCGTAGAAAATCGCGGCGAGCACGGTCGAGCCCATGACCTCGTGGGGGCCGCCTCGGAAGGGAAGAAAACGCGCGTTCACATAATCGACGAGCCGATCATTTGCGCGATTTAAAATTTCCTGGAGCACCACTTGCGGCTCAATCGCCTCATCCTTTTTATAGGCTTCGTGCAACTCCTCCCAGGCCACCGACGCCTCAGCAGCGAGCGCCCCGCTGGCCAGGTCACCCGAACCATAGCTGGCCGTCGACACCCCGTCGGCGACCACCATCAGCGAGAGGCGATGGTCCTCGGAGACGCCGACAAAAACGGCGTCCTGATTCACCGGGTTCCGCTGCCCCTTGGCGATCCCGACGTGGGTGTCGACGGCGACCGAAACACGCGGCGGCTGCGCGCGCGTGCCCTCAGCCCGCGCGACCATCACGTCACACGCATATTCAAACGCCTTCAGCAGCGCATCGACCGTGGGGTAGCGCTCGGCGGGGTCTGGGCGCGTCGCGCGACCGATCACCGCCTGAAGCCCCGGGGGAAAGTCCGGCCGCAGGTTGCACGCCGGAATCGCCGGGGTCTCGCGCGTATAGACCGACACCGGCGGAATCTGACCGGCGACCAGGAAATACAGCACCATGCCCAGGCTGAAGATATCGCAGGCTTCGTAATTGTCGATGGGTCCCTGAGCGATGAGCTCGGGCGCTGAGAATCCACGGGTGAAGAGTATATTC encodes:
- a CDS encoding protein phosphatase 2C domain-containing protein codes for the protein MARGERCGNCGHMPDDADANTVWLEVGDHFSLSLDPGLLGLKSDDSAPLRLELELVELWEHYDHRRVLLAHLGGWSCGDIAPNDAQFCENLTDLTLVVEQEVDDVLGAVEFVPNNLKHWVRRPITELRREGTKLSVFRNDGGLALDEMVEVGVGRLSPRQIRSLFLPVLNAVALVHREGLVHLRLTPWLLRMRDRKDPEGIPLEFLRDVMNVDEAGQRTGLGDEETFSEDEGEAAAPAPLASSNPFAMARELEVTRDDVIPLSGGETVASDTAPAPAHAAAAISGLELLFDGIDGFVKVDANLENILFTRGFSAPELIAQGPIDNYEACDIFSLGMVLYFLVAGQIPPVSVYTRETPAIPACNLRPDFPPGLQAVIGRATRPDPAERYPTVDALLKAFEYACDVMVARAEGTRAQPPRVSVAVDTHVGIAKGQRNPVNQDAVFVGVSEDHRLSLMVVADGVSTASYGSGDLASGALAAEASVAWEELHEAYKKDEAIEPQVVLQEILNRANDRLVDYVNARFLPFRGGPHEVMGSTVLAAIFYDGVVTLVTLGDSRVYLSRGDFFEQVTTDHNLWTLSILDGMAADSALAMPHGDALARCLGTFMLRDERLHALNPEPDVISFPLLRGDTLLLTTDGLVDFAAAHMLTAEDYIHHILVSEPDPALACLELILLANRGGGGDNIGVGIAKFI